The Aneurinibacillus migulanus genome contains the following window.
AACACGGACACGTTCGCCATTTGGCCCCTTCCAGGCCAATGCATATTCAATTGCTTCGATAATCCACTGATAATCCCCACTTCCCTGTCCTGTCAACACCTTTAAAATCAGCAGACCCGCTTTCGGTGCAACACCAGCCACCCCTATATAGTTGTAAGCTGCGGCTACAGTGCCAGCTACATGTGTACCATGATAATGGTTATCTTCGTATTGATCCGGGTCACCATCATAATCAGTAGTGAAATTGCGGCCGCCTACAATATTTGGCGCAAGGTCCGGGTGGTCGGTCTGACAACCAGTGTCAAGCACCGCTATTACCACACCTTCTCCGTAACCAGCTTTCTCCCACTCACCTGGTGCTTGAATCATCTCGATACCCGGCGGTACTTCATTCGTCTGCTCCTTGATTTCATTTACGACGGTCGGAAATAAATACATCTTGCTCATTGTATCGTCTCCTCTCATATTTAACTATCATCGCTTACGGAACAAGACATGTGTGAACTCTGCTTCGCACTTTCGATGAACTCCCAAAATCCAGGAGTGGAGCTCGTATCAAAACGCCGAAGCGCTTTAACCATTGCCACCTTCACTTCCTGTTCGACATCATCGCGGTTACCGTACGGAATGCACCGACTCGATTTCTTGATTTTTGGTTCGAACAGATACAGAATCGTGCCAATTGCTTCCGGGTCGTTATCCCGTGCCAATCGCATCAATTCATACAACGTCGCCATCCGCTTCACCTCTTCCGCATTTCGTTCATCATATTCTGCACTTCTTCTGACAACTGCTGAAATCCCTTCTCTAGCCGAAGCAGCAGATAAAACGTCACCACAATTGGAAAACCGACATTGCGAATTAAATTAATCCATTCGCTCGGGTCCAACACCCTCACCCTCTCTATAGAATACGCGCAGAGCAGCCAGCGCCTTGCTGTACGATTTGGAGACAGATTGTTGGGAAATGCCGAGAACTTGTCCAATTTCTTCGTGCGTCAGATGATACAAGAAATACAGTTCCAAAATATCGAGCTGTCTTTTGGTCAGATGTGTGAGTGCCTGATACAGACCAGGATGAGAAACATGTTCGAGAAGTCGTTTTGCGTTACGTACCACGATGTCGATAACCTCTTCCCCTTTTCCGGAGAGTTGTGGTTCCTGGGCAATTCCTTCCAATTGTGGCACGTAGAACAATGTAGATGTGGATACATGATGGAGTCGCTTTTTTTCTCTCTGGTAGCAATCCCGGGAAACCCGCGAGATAAGTTTAGAGATGTAGTGGATGAGACGGATTTCGCTGAAGAATCGGTGGAATGCTTCGTCCAGCCGCTCGCGATGTCCGGGAGTAGGAAAACAAACGGCGTCAACAAACAGGCGGTAATATTCCGAACTGCTTAAAAAACTTTCTATGACGCGATTGGATAATTCATGCTGATGTTCTTGCAGAAATTCGTGGAATAAGGCTTCGAGATGGGGATGCGTTTCCTTGTGAATAAATGGATATTTATCCATATCACCCCTCCTTTACCCTATAAAGAAGGAAAAAATGCGATGCGTAACAACCTTACTTACTGGACTCTTGCATTTTTCCGTCCGATCCCAAAAATGGGCATACGGGTGGCGTAAAAGAATAAAATGTAACGATTACGAGGATAGTCTTAGATTTTTAAGCACTTCAACCAGAGGTTTTTGTGCCCATCCTTGTTCATAGGCATACAAAATGAGCTGCCCCATACAGTCCTTTCGAATACGACGTACCACATCTCCTAATGTGAGCGACGGCGAATGGCGTTTTCCTTTCGCCTGTTCAAGCGCAAGAAACGTATACGCCAGAAACTGAATCGTCCAAAATCGTTCGATCCCTTTGTGCGAAAGGTGCTGGTACTGATCGAAACCAAGCAACTCCTTAAAGTACCGATACCCAACTTCGATTTGCCAGCGTACGGCATAGTGGCGCAGGACGGT
Protein-coding sequences here:
- a CDS encoding helix-turn-helix domain-containing protein; its protein translation is MATLYELMRLARDNDPEAIGTILYLFEPKIKKSSRCIPYGNRDDVEQEVKVAMVKALRRFDTSSTPGFWEFIESAKQSSHMSCSVSDDS
- a CDS encoding YvrJ family protein; its protein translation is MLDPSEWINLIRNVGFPIVVTFYLLLRLEKGFQQLSEEVQNMMNEMRKR
- a CDS encoding sigma-70 family RNA polymerase sigma factor is translated as MDKYPFIHKETHPHLEALFHEFLQEHQHELSNRVIESFLSSSEYYRLFVDAVCFPTPGHRERLDEAFHRFFSEIRLIHYISKLISRVSRDCYQREKKRLHHVSTSTLFYVPQLEGIAQEPQLSGKGEEVIDIVVRNAKRLLEHVSHPGLYQALTHLTKRQLDILELYFLYHLTHEEIGQVLGISQQSVSKSYSKALAALRVFYREGEGVGPERMD